Genomic DNA from Hordeum vulgare subsp. vulgare chromosome 2H, MorexV3_pseudomolecules_assembly, whole genome shotgun sequence:
ttatgataaagaaGTAGATATAATATTATTGCATTGCGTATGTACTACTAAATGATATATAGTTATATCTAGAAATTGTACCCTCCCACGTCGCTCCCGTGGACAATGTGGAGGGCGCTCCAACCACCGCCACGAGCACCCTCCTCGCCCTCTCTCCACCCTCGCTGATGCCAGAGGACGCGATCGAGAAAAGCCGAGCCGGCGTCGACGGTGGCAGGGCGTGTCTCTTTCTTGCATAGGGCGTCCGTCACGGGGTAGCGGGGGTAGCGTGGCTGGGCCGGGACACCGCGGTGACGAGAGTCGCGGTGGTGCGGCGCTGGATCCTCATGGCCGCGGCGTTCGGGACCGACGACGCACGGCGGGATTCTAGGTGGCGGTGGATCGGCATCCATCCTGATCTATCGTCCGTCTTCAgctggcggcgttagttgtgggcAGCGTGCGTCCGTGTCCTCCGCCATGGCGGCGATGGCATCGACGTGGTGGAGGCAACGGTCTTGTGGCATTCCTAGCGCTCTTACCATATCACGGGAATGATTTACACGATCAGTCCTCCTCGATCTGGACGTCGACATGTTCCAAAACTAATGCCAGAGAATTTGTCCGAGGATATCTGGATCGAGTTGAATCCAGTCATGTGCTTCCATATCAGCCTACGCGGCCTCATGAAGGCGCGGCGCGATGCTCTGTTTTTTGTTGACACCACGTGACATGTTGATATCTTGACTTTCATAGGATAGTTGGTGGTATAAAAAGTCATGGTGGTGGAGATCGAAGGATCAATAAGGCAGAAGGGGTCTTGGCTTGTAAAATGTGTGCATGCAGTATGCCTTTTAGGTATGCTGCATCGGCTGTTGGTCcctatacgttatgtggatggattaacGACGACGCCGATTTCAGATATGAAGAGTGAGAGCACTTCATATTATCGAGTTTATATGTAATGATGGCTTCGCGTGAATTGATGTATGCTATTGTCGCATCTTTGTGAAGTAATTAGTAAAGATGGATACATACATCTTGATGCAGAAGCTAGGGTTTAACTTCTTTTTCAATAAAAAAAAAGACGCTGGTCCTATTTGCGAGGGGAGTGACACGGGCGTGCCGGGAGGGGAGCGGGAGCTTGCCACGAGGCCAACAGATTGTAAACATTGAATGGCGAGCAATTACGGACAGGAAGGGACCGATCGAGAGCTGGCGCAGGCACTGGCCTTTAATTACGGTGACATTGGTaaatgatatactccctccgtccggaaatacttgtcctagaaatatacaaaatggatgtatctataactaaaatacgtctagatacatctatttctaagacaagtatttccagacggagggagtagtaatgtGGATGAAGACCATGATGCGTTTGCGCATGATGCACATTGGTCATGGTTGCACATCACCTGACTGCTGAAGAGATGCTTGTGAGATAACCCTGCAGGTAATTCACCCTTCCAACGTCATTGATCAAGTCCTCCATACTGTTGTTACTAAACTGCGAGTAGCCTGAAATAAAGTGTAAAAACACATGTTCATTAACAACATATGGAGGAAAATCAGGAGGCACTAGAAACTTCTCAATCTTCCTCGGACTTTACTGACTGCATTGTTAATTCTGGATGCCCTAGCTGCTCACCATTTTCGGTAACATAGACAGGTGTGTTCTTGTATCTCTGATTCACATACTTGACGATCAGCTCCATACCTTCCGGAACATCATAGTAACCATGCAATGCAGTCTGCCGGGTTGATCACCATATATACAAACATATCACAGAGAGATGAAGAGAGTGAATAAGATAGTAATAGATCAGTGGAAGCAGTTCTTACTGGTCTTCCAATTGCCACACCGTCTCTTTCACCTAAAGCTTGGACAAGTGCATTTCCCTCGTAATTCTCAACGTTGCACGGGGAAGAGATGCAATCCTTGGCATATATGGCAGTGTAATGATTTATCCCGATAAAATCTGCCTTGTTCTTCTGTAGTAGCCTCTTCTCTTCTGAGGTGAACTTTAGTAAGTTTGATGATAGCATCTCATGCATTTCTCTGGGATAGTCACCAAAGAATATCGGTTCCAAAAACCTAAAGAGGAAAAAGAAACGTTAGAAAATTCATAGCACCAATTGTTCAAATTTATGGCCCCTTGGGCCTCTGACTCAAAGTGGATTGAACCCAAACAAATTTCAGAGATTGGTGATAACTCAAAGGAGTGTGGAAGGTACGGGGATTCTAGTCCCATACGACCTAGGGAAAAAGTTTTGGACCAACATATAAGTTCATCTCACATTTTTTTTGAAACGTTATCCCTTAGGGCTGATCCAATTAAAAAGGTCGAAAAGAGTTGTCCGGTTAATAAACGGAAAACCGGGCTAAAGCCGTCACAATGCGCCcgccaaaacaaggcacacacgaCGACCTGGCAACCTACACAAGAACGCACACACGCCATCAGGGGGAAGAGCTCTGTCAAGGTTGCAATCCGGCTTCATCGTCATCACGCCTCCGTAAGGGCGACTCCGACTTCACCATCGACAACCATCGATGTAGCCTCCACCACAGGCGAGCGCAGAGGCCTGCGTCGGACAAAGCCAAACAGTGCACCACACGCGCTGGCGACCAGGAAGCTTTGACTCTGTCGACGAGCATTGTAGGATAAAAAAGCGCTGGACCATCGCTGAGCCAGTGCAAGAACCGACCACCCGTTTCACGACATCGTCAACGCAAGGCTTCTCCTCAAACAACTCCGACTTCAAAAGACAAGAGAGGAACGACGACCCCTCGAAAACACACCGAATGAGACCGACTACCAAAACTCAGCAACAATTCCTACTCCGCTTGAAGCAGCCATCATTACTACACAAGAAGCCACGCAAATCATCCACATTGTTGGATGGGGCCCGGCCGACCGCAATGTCGCGAGCGTCCAGCCCATGGAGCGTGCAAACGAGATCCAAAGCTCTTCAAGATGacgcccacaagaaggaaacgacGATGCCGACGCCGTCATCCGACCCAACTGGGCCTAAGGTTTTCATCCGAAGAACTGGATCCGAGGGTGTGCAGGAAGAGAACTCCACAACGGTGCCTCCAAGAAGGTGAGACAACATCCAcataccctaaaccctaaaccctaaaaaccataaaaccctaaaccctaaaaaccataaaccctaaaccctaaaccccgacACCGTCGGCCGACAAGCTTTCGCCCGGAGCACGTcccaacaccacatccccacgcacAGCACCTCCGCTAGCCCGCACGCCTCCCATGAAGCCATCACGCCATGACCACGCAGAAGCCACCACAAACCTCGACGCCGGCCCGAAAAACCAGCGAGCCGAGGCCCGCGGCCCCTGCCATctccagacccccccccccccccgaacggACCTGGCTGGGGGCGACAGGCCCGCCACCACCAGGGAGCGCCGCAGCAAAGGGCGGCCACTGGAGTCAGCCAGCCCCCGCGGCGAGCCGGAGCGCCGACACCACAAGGGCCCAGACCCCACGCACCGAGCCGCGTCAGATCTGGGCCGAACCCAGAGCCGCCGTCGCCGATTTATTTATCGGAGTCCTATCTGTGTCATGCATTCATGTCTATAAGTAGATTAAAAATtaacttctctcatttttttgaaacgAAGGCAAGTGTTTGCGAAATGGGGTAGATTCGAAATTATATTATCGATAGCCATCCTATTAACACTAACAATTGTTCTTGAAATATAACTGGGTAAAGTTAGTATGAACATTTTAATATTTCTTGTTGGAGAGGAGGTGAATCTAAAAAAAAGGGTCTTAGGGTATCCCAAAGTGGACCCTCAAACCGTCTACATCCGTTCGGACCGATCAGTCTAGACACAGTTTACTATCCTAACACGGTACCTAATTGATCCACCGGCGCATCCGGACATCCGTTTTCTATAAACTGGAATCAATTTAGTTCGAGCTTTGCGGGCCACTATGACTATTAACATGTAGCTGTGGCGGAAGGATGCTTGCAATGCAACTTGATTTAGGTGCCTACTTCATTTGACAAAAAGTtagctaagagcatctctagcatacTCCGTAAAAGGACCGCATCCGTATAATTTCGGTAAGTATATGTGTTCGGTTTGTTTTTCTTGTCAGGACAGACTCCGCATCCCGGGTCCGGTCCGTAAAAAGTTTACCGTGGTTCGAAAAAAGACCATCTTCATCGCTATTTATGCGCTTTTACCGCTCGAATACGGGCCAAACCCTATCCGTCTCCGCGGCCGCTCCACTGCgattcccctcctcctccgccccaATCTCTTGTCGCCGGCGAGCCTAAAAAAGCCCTGGCGACCTTTTCCGACCCATGGACGGCTACGGAAGTGCTGGGATGATGCGGATGTCGTTGCAAGTTTCTTCCACGaatgttttttaaaattttaCAGTTTCATGTGCGGTGTCTGATCTACAGTGCACAAATTCGTATCGCAAATCTGATCTGGAGCTAAGTCTAAAAACTCTAAACACGTTTTTTAGGTCCAACTTTtatggggtctgctagagatgctctaatgcTGGCGGAAGGCTAGATGCACATTTGCTACATGTGATTTAGCTAACACCGTGTTGTGATTTAGCTAACCTGCTAACAACGGTCAACTATTTGGCGGAAAGCTTGCTAGGTGATCGCTGCAATTTGGGAGAAGGTTGGTGttgttacttattttttttaagttAACACAAAGACATTTGAGGTATAATGTTGAATGGCCGGCTCATATATGTGTGTCCGAACTCCGAACACAAGTTCAGACCGGTTCGGGGACACATGCAGTGTTTGCATTGAGGGTCAGCGTTAAATATGCCCTTACCAGTCCACCTCAAAGGACAACGCCCGTCTTGCAGCTAGGATATCCGCCGTGGAGTTGGTCAGCGGCTCATACCATTTCATCGCGATCACAATCCCGATCGATCCGCCTTGCGTTGCCTGACATGTCCATACGCATCAGAAGTAGCCAAAAAATTAAGGCACCTTAGCATTTGAGATCTACTGAAAAGGCTACCACGTACTATGAAAGAGCAAGCGTGCTGGTTTCACCTGATAGTTCCTTTTGTAGTTGTCCACGGCGGCGGCATGAGACAACAGCATGTTGTGAGCCGCCACGTAGGGCTCCCGGTGAGAGTCCCCGCTGTTGCAATTCCCGAATGGCGGTGAGCAGTGCGCGGGAGGGTAGTTGCCCAACATGTAGGCCAACTTGGCAAACAGGTTGGGCTCGTTGAAGGTCGTCCAGAACTTGACCCGGTTGCCGAACGCCTTGAAGCAGACGTCCGCGTAGTAGCCGAACTCCTCCCTGGCAGGAACAATATATAGTTAGTTGGACGCAACTAGAAGCATGGCATGTCTGTTAAAACATATTGTCCGCCTTTCTCTATAATTTCTGACTTTTGAGTGAATTGACTAAGGATAAATTCAATAATGTGCACCTGATTCCAACCCCCAGCCAACCGCCGTACCGGGTCTCCAGTTCTTGCGGCATTTCAAAGTGATGCAGTGTCACGAACGGCTCTATCCCTGCATGACATTTTTGGCAGGTGGTACCACGCGTACATACATTAGGATTGCTCCTCGTTGAAGATTACGTACTCCCTCCGTTGTACTAAATCAGCGTCACTTCCAACAGCGAGGGAGTAGATTATAGCTGAATCTACTACCATTTCAGAGGTGTGGCAGGTAAGACTACCTTTCTGAAGGAGTTCAGCGATGAGGCGGTCGTAGAAAGCTATTCCAGCTGAATTAACGCCCCCAAGCCGGCCTCCTGAGACGATGATTCAATGCAAGTTAGTTAGATAAGCAACTAATCATGACAACTAACGGGAACAACCTTATTAGTGCTAATCGTGTATTCTTCTTGGCGTTCATACTTGGTAGGATTCTCGACCATGAGATTGAGAACCTGTAGGAGTCGACCCCCAAATTATGCATTATCTCCACGTCTTCCTGCTCAAGACAGTGTCAGAATTACACGAGCAAGCAGTAAGATGCATCATACGGTAATCACTAGTGATTTGCTGCTTTGCTAACTATATTTAGTGATTTACCATGTAACGATGGTAGTGATCATCCGCTATGTCCCCATTCCGTCCATCCTTGATTTTCCTAGCTGCAGCAAATCAAAACTTTTAAGAGGGAAACAGGTGTTTAATAAACATTTTTACAAGCAGATGATCACATTCGCGTGCGAACTGCTCTTCTTTCAGCAAACATGCTGGTCTTGTTTGATTCACACGAAAGCCACGTGTCAACAGTAAACTATGTTACTCCTTCTGTCATAGTTTAGGGCATCTTCAATGATCgtatgatcatcgttggtaaaattgccacatagatgattttgatgacatggcgtataataaaagaagagagaaaatgacatcgtatgaacttgaagcaacggttcatGCACAAGCTCCGAGGCAAGTATGGTTATTTCTTTCATATTTAGTGGACCCtcttagttattttacatacgattaacatacactccattgaagagcttgtatgatgtgttgttggttgttgacatggacacttataccaacgactgaacatacggactgttgaagatgctcttagaaAACATAGTTAAATTTACACATGTTTCTATAATAGACAAGGTTATGGCGCATTGCATTACTCTTAATAGCTAATTAGTACTCCCTTGTATTACTCCTATCTTCATGCATAGTGTGAATGATATTTTTGAGCTCATCTCACAGCGAATCAATAACATCCAGGTTTCAGAGAATTTCCAAAcacgtcttctaaaccgtgatgaAGGGAGTATGTAGAGTTGGATATTCGTTAAACATGCTTGTATTGTTGGGTTTGTCTTTTTTTTCGAAATGACAGTTATCCTGTATTCATTAAGAAGAAAAGAGTTGCTCAGTTAATTAGGGAAAGCAAGCGAAAACCAGGTAGCCCAGTTAATTATGGAAAACGGACAAAAATCGTTACAATCATTGAGCAGCACACATAAAAAAAGCCCACGCACACCACTCCAAAGAGGGTCACGGCGAGACAGCACGCAtgcgtcatcatcatcactcctCCCCTAGAGGCGTCCTCGCCATACCTACACTTTGAGCAAACGACTCCGTCTCCGTTGTAGCGATCGTCGACTAAACTCACACTGAAGAGGACACGTGAAGCTGCATGAAGATCTATGTCAAAAGCTCAACCACCCGCGTTAAGACGAGCAACTCCGACCCTGACGGAGAGTTCTGTAGGACAAAACCAGACACGGCTGGCGCCACGGGAGATTGCCGAATGGGCTACCTGCAGCCAGTCATCGTATACCACAGGGCCCCGCCGCTGCATCTTCGACTCCGTAGCAACAAACAAACCGAGATAAAACCGTGGACACGCTGAAGAAGAGCCGACTACCGCAACCATTGCCGTGTCGTCCACATCACTCTCACCATCATCGTTGCCACAGAAGCCTAGACGGCACACCCGCCGCCAACCACCATCCACCGGTCCCGCTCGCCGATGCCAAGCTCCTAGGACGAAGTCCTCAACAGGAAATACGACATGAAGGTGGCGCCATCGTCCGATCAGAGATTAAGGTTTTCCTCGGAGAGGCCGAACTAGCCATATCCGCGCAGGAGGCGTGGGAGAACGAAGCAACAATGCCTCCAAGAAGGTAAACGATGGCCACAGCCGCCGCCATCGCTGGTCAAGACACAAAGCCAAGACATGGTTTTCACCCAGCTCCACACCACCTCACCACACATTATCCCGCATTGGCATCGGCAAGCCCACCAAACATCACCACCATCGAAGCTGCCCATCGACGAAGAAGAACTAGGATCCGCCACAACCAGCCGCACCACGCGGAGACCACCAACGACCGGAGACCAGATCTGCATGACACGTCGTCGGAGCTCTCTTCCTCGTAACCATGGGCCTCCGATCCGTGCACCCCAGGGGCGTCCACGCGACCCCAGACCGCATAGGCACACACCAACCGCGCGCTCCTCACGACCGAAGCCGCCGCTCGAGAGCCGTACCGGCCGCTACAGCCCCTCCGCCCTGGCTCTGCTATGGCAGCAACGCCGCCAGAGCACCAGCACCACGGCAACCATCCACCCTGCCGAAGTAGGTCACCTCACCGCGCCATCCTGGACCATCGGGCCGCGTCCCCAAGCACCAGATATGCACCAATCGAAGCTCCCTTCGTGGCCACGATGCACCCTGCGCGCGCCCGTAGCGACCCTCATGCGACAAACCGAAgccaccagatccacggcctaccACCATCGAGCCAACTCGCAGCGGAAGAGGCCCATCACCGGAGCCGCCAGCCGCACCTTGCGGAGGCCGCCGACCAGCACCGGTTGCCTCACCGCGCCCCCTGCCGTGGAACGAGATCGTCTGACTTAGATGAATGTACTGCAGAGGGAAGTAGTACGCCATGCGCCGTCCGTCGGCCATCCGATGGCTAGAATGTAGAACAAGCTCTGTTGCCCAGTTCGCCAGCAAAACTATCGGCCCATGCGGCCCAAAGCCACCATCTGATTACTTTAGAACCTGATTCAGTTTCCCTTTTGCTATGAAAGAGCAACCTGCTGAATCTGATCAGGCACCCCTTTTTCTGATAGAACTAGAAGCAACTAGTGGAAGACGAGGCTAACACATCCCATCATGATTCTAATTTCAATAAGTAAtttttcctgatttttttccttgtCCTTCTGAAGTTTGATACAGTTTGATATAGTGGTGAAATCTGTAGATTCCCTACAAAGTAGTGAAATCTGAAGCTTCTAGAGATACATTGTTGTCCTGTCATGTGCTTATTTCCCAGGCATGGAGTAATACTTATGACACACACACAAATTGTTTGTTCTTTTCTGCATAGGCACAAGTAGTTTACTGGAACTATTCTTTAGTCATAACAAACATTCAAGAAAGCATGAACATTTGCCATTCAAATCTGTTCAACTCTGCACATGTACAAGTGACATTCAAATCTGATCAATTCTGCACATGTAGCAGTATAAACTAGAACACTAGTTCAGTTATAGAGAGCTTCTCTCTTGTTCCTCCGAAACCATTCGTGGCCTCGACAGCTCAGCGACGTCGAGGCGCCAGCTCCGCAGCTCCACGACCTCGACGGCGCCGGATCTGCAACTCCACGGCCTTAACGGCTCCGAGGCTTAGTTGCCTCCACGTCTAGGCGGCGTCACACCCTCGACGGGGTAGCAGCTGGCTCCGCCTCCTTCACGGCTGGGCGGCCTCACGTCCTGCCGAAGCTTGTCGCCCCCGTCGGCGAACCTAAGGCCAGGCGAGAGTTTTGTTAGAAGTGAGACGAGAGCTTAGGCTAACGAAAAATCGGTGGGTGCCATAGGATTTGACCGCTTGAGCGCTTTGGTTGTACCCCACAGAGAATGTCGTTAGATCGTCAACGGACGGCGCACGGCGTACTACTTCCCTCTTCAATACATTCATCTAAGTCAGACGATCTCGCACCAGCCGAAGCGCCAGATCCGCGCCTGACCCCTTAGCACGCACGCAGCGAGCCCATAGCCACCCGCCAGCCGCCGCACCTTCCGCCCAGACCTCCCTGCGCCCACCCGCCAGATCCACCGCGCTTGCACAACGCCGGAtacgccgccaccgcctcctgcgTGCCACCCGCGCCGCCCATACTACGCAGGAACCACCTAGCTCCATTGTGTCGCGGTGCGGCTTGGCGCCTCCACGCCGAGTCACGGGCTCTCACAGGCCGAGCTGCCCCGCGCTGCACGTGCGCCTAGCAAGAGGGAGgagagccccgccgccgccgatgcCGCGCGGACTTTGCCAGCGGCGCCCTCCGACGGCGGCTAGGTGAGGAGGGGAGTAGTAGGTGGTGgccgacggcggcgatttggagtgCGTCCGGGACGCTCATGGGGAGCGTCACGGGCCAAGCAGCGGGGCAGTAACTTCTGGGTTTCGTCTCTTAAAATCTATCACATTAAGTCACGACAAACACGCGCGCACAAAATTCGATAGTCAAAGATACGTCTCGTACCCTCTAAATTGGTAACATTGTTACAAATCTTACGCTAAGGTTGTGCATATATAGCACAGCCAACCGACCTGAGCTTGACCTATACCGACACGGACTCTAGCAAAGCTAATAAGAACACGGTCCAAATAGCACTCACGTACAAAGTAAGCCTACCTGGACTTGTACATGGACTACAAGGCTAACTACTACTAGTAGCCGGACACAAAGAGTCCATACCGCAGTACCGGACTCGGCCTAAACACCTAGGCCAACACGTATCAAACTACCACAAGACTAAAAGCATCTCTAATAGTAGATGGTTTAAATataaaagtaattaacttttaaaCCGTCCGAGGCCAAAAAAAGGCAGCTCCAACAAACGATCcatatataaaaaaaattggaCCGCAGCCTCCTCGTGATGTAAAATGCAACACCTCGCGGTGCAAAATTACATCACGAGATGCATCTGGTCCAAAACCAGCCGTCGCCAGCGAACACCCAACCGCCACTTCATTTTCTTTCCCGCTCGCACGCTCGCGACCTCCcgcccgtccgccgccgccgcccctcacaacccgcccccccccccccccccccgcatgcCGCCCGCATCAGAtccggccccgccccgccccccgacgccccgccgcccgcccgccgcgGATCCGGCCGCAGCCGCAGCGTGCACCGCCGCCCCGTCCGCCCCGCCCCGTCCGTCCGCCGCAACTCCGCTCGGCCCCGGCCCGCCCGCCGTAGCTCCGACCCGCCCCGtgcgtcgccgccccgccccgtccgCCGCCCCTGAGCTCCGCCCCGCCCGTCTCCGTCCGCCACCGCCCCGCAGCTCCGCCCCGCCCGGCTCCATCCGCCATCGCCCCGCAGCTCCGCCCCGCCCGGCTCCGTCCGCTCATAAGTTCATGTATGAAACTATGTAGAATTTGATGTTTGAACTATGTATGAATGGACTAGTAGTTTGTCGTTTtaagaaattttacatcttcattttggaccatctattggagTTGTCTTTTTGAACCATCAATTTGGACCATCTGTTGGAGTTGAGCTTTTTTCGAAGCTTCAAAACATACTTTTTGGCGATCCAAATTTTACATCTTCGATTTTGGACTGCCAAATTTTAGACCATCTATTGAAAATGTTCTAAACCACTCACTGTTTGGATTACTCGAACATGTATCATCTCCATATATATGAAACGAAAATGTCCATCAAAAAGAAAAACATCAGAAATGACCATACAGTACATGGATAACGAAGggggggaaggggggggggggacagtTGACGCATCACTGTCTCATAAGATTACACATCTACTGAACAGAAAATATTCAGAACCCAGCTGCAAGagagtataaaataaataaacACGTTTCTTTCAACACCATTTTTAGACACGTTTGTTTCAACGCTTTATCTATATGTATGCTGCTTCAGTTTTAACTTTGGATAAGTCGACTTTCTGAATGTTGATTCTTTTGTGAAGATTTGTGATGTTTTATTTCCTTGTGTTGTTTCATGGACTTCTTGGGCTGGATTTTACCTTGCTCCTATTTGGGGTAAGTTGATTTTTTTCTTATACTGAATTTTTACTTGTGCATATTGGGGATAAGCCGAATTTTCTATTGGGCTTGAAGCCCATTGCCCATTGCTGGTTGCTTTGTTTGTATgcaattttattttttttcttttgtcttaaAAAATAATCATTTTTTCATGGGTATTGTGGATGAGTGGAATGAATACACACAGGTTTTTATAAAATATGTGTATGCATTATAATAATTTGAAGTACTATTATACGTTCGTTCTTTGCATATTAAACAAGTGCAATTTCAGTGCAACGGTGTGTGcaagattttcttcttctttcttcttaaaGGGTAATACGAATGCCACTAATTAATTCTTTCTTACAAAACTGCATTATTTTGATTTTAGTTTACTCTCTTTTTCTGTAAGGGTAACACAAGAGCCCCTATTTTTTCTTTCTTAATTTCTCATGAAATACTTTTGGCAAAACTCCACTATTACATAATTATTCTT
This window encodes:
- the LOC123427232 gene encoding beta-glucosidase 16-like isoform X1; translated protein: MRRLSSFFLEEMAAATVMILLAALLPPSARGLDRADFPPGFLFGVATSAYQIEGAYLEDGKGLSNWDVFTHTQSRKIKDGRNGDIADDHYHRYMEDVEIMHNLGVDSYRFSISWSRILPRGRLGGVNSAGIAFYDRLIAELLQKGIEPFVTLHHFEMPQELETRYGGWLGVGIREEFGYYADVCFKAFGNRVKFWTTFNEPNLFAKLAYMLGNYPPAHCSPPFGNCNSGDSHREPYVAAHNMLLSHAAAVDNYKRNYQATQGGSIGIVIAMKWYEPLTNSTADILAARRALSFEVDWFLEPIFFGDYPREMHEMLSSNLLKFTSEEKRLLQKNKADFIGINHYTAIYAKDCISSPCNVENYEGNALVQALGERDGVAIGRPTALHGYYDVPEGMELIVKYVNQRYKNTPVYVTENGYSQFSNNSMEDLINDVGRVNYLQGYLTSISSAVRRGANVSGYFVWSLMDNFEWFFGFTVRFGLYHVDFETCERTPKMSGKWYRDFLTCSRPVDQARTLRADS
- the LOC123427232 gene encoding beta-glucosidase 16-like isoform X2, which produces MRRLSSFFLEEMAAATVMILLAALLPPSARGLDRADFPPGFLFGVATSAYQIEGAYLEDGKGLSNWDVFTHTQSRKIKDGRNGDIADDHYHRYMEDVEIMHNLGVDSYRFSISWSRILPRGRLGGVNSAGIAFYDRLIAELLQKGIEPFVTLHHFEMPQELETRYGGWLGVGIREEFGYYADVCFKAFGNRVKFWTTFNEPNLFAKLAYMLGNYPPAHCSPPFGNCNSGDSHREPYVAAHNMLLSHAAAVDNYKRNYQATQGGSIGIVIAMKWYEPLTNSTADILAARRALSFEVDWFLEPIFFGDYPREMHEMLSSNLLKFTSEEKRLLQKNKADFIGINHYTAIYAKDCISSPCNVENYEGNALVQALGERDGVAIGRPTALHGYYDVPEGMELIVKYVNQRYKNTPVYVTENGYSQFSNNSMEDLINDVGRVNYLQGYLTSISSAVSMLTGEVQT